A region of Pempheris klunzingeri isolate RE-2024b chromosome 15, fPemKlu1.hap1, whole genome shotgun sequence DNA encodes the following proteins:
- the angptl1b gene encoding angiopoietin-related protein 1b: MGPGTWSVFILFGLSFWSNSQALTKNPILSRIRRAPEANGENKKCSYTFLVPEQKITGPICAARGYSNDKDRVTRLDVAGVRDLLSKQRREMETLKLVVDVDGNLVNEMKLLRKESRNMNSRVTQLYMQLLHEIIRKRDNSLELAQLETRILNATSESLRLASRYRELEAKYAALSAVVNNQSVLIGALEERCMQVYSRRHEQPPMGPPLVQVVPENIPVNVPRFTNEIQRDNTRGFARERGSRSGPSPTSGTLEVQKPPQRNFSAEGPFRDCLAAQEAGYSTSGMYLIKPDEAERPAQAWCEQDIDNGGWTIIQTRRDGSVNFFRNWDNYKSGFGNIDGEYWLGLESIYNLGRQGDYKLLVELEDWMDKKVYAQYSSFHLEPESEGYRLRLGTYQGNAGDSLSSHNGKQFTTLDRDKDAFSGNCAHFHKGGWWYNACGQANLNGVWYTGGVYRSKFQDGMFWADYGGGFYSMKSVRMMIRPID; the protein is encoded by the exons ATGGGACCCGGAACATGGAGcgtatttattttgtttggtcTGTCTTTCTGGAGCAACAGCCAAGCCCTCACCAAGAACCCCATCCTCTCCCGGATACGAAGGGCTCCAGAGGCCAACGGAGAGAACAAGAAGTGCTCCTACACCTTCCTGGTCCCCGAGCAGAAGATTACAGGACCCATCTGCGCCGCCCGCGGTTATTCAAACGACAAGGACCGAGTGACACGCTTGGATGTGGCTGGAGTGCGCGACCTCTTGTCTAAGCAGCGCCGGGAGATGGAGACTTTGAAGCTGGTGGTGGATGTGGACGGCAACTTGGTGAATGAGATGAAGCTGTTGAGGAAAGAGAGCAGGAACATGAACTCCAGAGTGACCCAGCTCTACATGCAGCTGCTGCACGAGATCATCAGGAAGAGGGACAACTCACTGGAGCTGGCTCAGCTGGAGACGCGCATCCTCAACGCCACCAGCGAGTCACTGCGCTTGGCGTCCAGGTACAGGGAACTGGAGGCCAAATACGCAGCCCTGTCTGCCGTAGTGAACAACCAGTCGGTGCTGATTGGGGCGCTGGAGGAGCGTTGTATGCAGGTGTACAGCCGCAGGCATGAGCAGCCACCCATGGGGCCTCCACTTGTGCAGGTGGTGCCAGAAAACATTCCTGTTAATGTGCCACGCTTCACCAATGAGATCCAGAGGGACAACACCCGAGGGTTTGCCAGAGAAAGGGGCTCTCGCTCTGGGCCATCACCCACAAGCGGCACCCTGGAAGTTCAGAAACCTCCACAGAGAAACTTCAGTGCCGAAG GCCCGTTCAGAGACTGTCTGGCCGCCCAGGAAGCGGGCTACAGCACCAGCGGCATGTACCTGATCAAGCCCGACGAAGCAGAGAGGCCAGCGCAGGCCTGGTGTGAGCAGGACATAGACAACGGGGGCTGGACCATCATCCAGACCAGGAGAGACGGATCCGTTAACTTTTTCAGGAACTGGGATAACTATAAG AGCGGCTTTGGCAACATAGACGGGGAATACTGGCTCGGCCTGGAAAGCATCTACAACCTGGGGAGGCAGGGGGACTACAagctgctggtggagctggaAGACTGGATGGACAAGAAGGTCTACGCTCAGTACAGCAGCTTCCACCTGGAGCCCGAGAGCGAGGGTTACCGCCTGAGGCTGGGAACCTACCAGGGCAACGCCGGGGACTCCCTGAGCAGTCACAACGGCAAACAGTTCACCACTCTGGATCGAGACAAGGACGCCTTCTCAG GTAACTGTGCCCATTTCCACAAGGGAGGCTGGTGGTACAACGCTTGCGGCCAAGCCAACCTTAATGGTGTCTGGTACACCGGAGGCGTCTACCGCAGCAAATTCCAAGATGGGATGTTCTGGGCCGACTATGGCGGAGGCTTCTACTCCATGAAGTCCGTCCGTATGATGATCCGGCCCATAGACTGA